tcctccaccagtcttacacactgcttttagataactttatgccactcaagagtggcttgtggtcatccaatTTCCTCTTgatttttattccagaggttttcaatttggtaaaatcaaagaaactcatcatttttaagtggtctcttatttttttccagagctgttcttactaaaagaaaaacaaactaaGGCAGTGCTAATTTATAGTGgtgttttttttgcacaaatacaAAGAGATCTTTGTCCTTTCGTCATGATTTATCACAGTGACTTGTAGCAGTGTGAAGTTCCTCCAGAGACTTTCTCTGTGAGCGAGTGCCCTCCAGTCTCCAGAGCTGTTGGTGTTTTTCCGGAGTGGATATGTCATGGTGCTTATAGCCCAGGGGAAAGGCAGCTGCAGCGTGTGCTCAATTCAGTTTAAAGAGATTGACCGAGCTCAGCAgtttcactctctcacttactcactcattggAGTGCAGGGGAGCACAGAGAGGCTTAACACCATTTAGTGTGCTTCACAGAATGGCTACTGAACAGCAGCACACCCCATTAGGCTGTTTAATACATTCATAATAAAGAAACTAATGTTCATTGTTTACATTAAGTGCAGGCGAATTCTTTGATGTTTTATTGGATGATAAAACTTTCATCATTTATAAATTTGGAATCCTGTTGGCAGCAATGCATCTCAAAACAGCTAAAAAAGGGCAACAAAAGGCCAAAAAAAGTCAatgatattattaaaataaaaactggaaTTGGACCAATATCTAACCAATTCACATGACCGGGTGTAAAAAAGAGCATTTCAGAAAAggcagagtctctcagaagcaaaaATTAGCAGAGGTTCAGCAATCTGCAAAACAATTTCAGAAACACGTTCCCCATCATAACAATACAAAGACTTCAGATATCCCACCATGTAAAgaccataatatcatcaaaagattgaTTTATATTCAGTCTGGATAGCTAAACATTCTTGCTAACAATTGATATGTTTTGAGCTTCTATTAGCCTGCCAAAGAATGTCAAATGAATGGCTTTGTATCTTTGTGATGAAGTAAATCATATATTCTTCATATATTCCTAATGgtgtcaattaattaaaaaaatacttttcttcCTTTAGACTAAGTTTTGGTAATGGGTatttaaagaagaataaaaaaatctgtattagcAGCACTATATTATTTGTGACCTTAAATTACTTGACTGTAATTTTGGGAAGAGGACAGTAATAAAGGTGTAGTGTGATTtacacctggcagactagatcctttttttaatgtattataacatcTCATTTCatgtagttttaatgcttttaaaactagaatattgtaaagtgctgagtttaactgagagttttagcTCTGTGTAGTTCTATAAATAAATCTGCTAATGCATCTCCAGGCTCTGTTAGTTTTGTCACATGATTAATTTGAACACGTCACGTTATTTAATCATCAAGCTTTTCCTCTTTAAACCAACCAAATTTCTCAATTTACTTTATCATTCCTACTTCAAACAACACaaacactaaaaataaataatggataCACACTGATCACATTTATGTTTTCCTGGGAAATAATACTCAGAACTGTGTTTGTGTGATAAacatttttagctcaaaatatgtCTTCCTTAGAATTACCTAAAAAATCAGTCTTTGCAAAAAAGGTTTTGGACAAAAATGAAATATTAGCGTGCTATATTCTATACATTCTCTTAAAATAACCATCTACAACAGGCTTTTGTCCAAAACATTTAGTCAATTaggtatttaaattattatttgagtTGTCAAAGTTCTTTATTAACCTACTGAACTAGCATTGAATTGACAGGAAACTTTAAAGGTCCTGAAGGGATATAATGTGGTAcatataatagtaataaagaaTTCTTTCTCATATTGTTATGCtataaaatattctaaacaataaaatgtttatttcagttttaagtgtatttttcctGTACTCCacaaattaacatttaaatatatgaaCATAGTTAAACGTAAATACAGTATTCAGTAATCAGAATGTGCTGTTTTACTTAGTTTTATATATTAATTCATATATTGTCAAGAAGACAGGTTCTCTGTGAACGCCACACACTGTATGGATTTGTtcagttccaccagcagctcacctgtTTTCTCTAACCATAAACTTGgataataacagtaaatacagtaaaaagaagaaaataataatcataGTAATCACAATCATCATTAAAATTAGGATTTCAGGTGTGATCAGGCTTTCCTGTCTTACTGAAGCAGTTCCTTGGTAACCTGTGATCAGGAGGAGGGATGTTTAAGTGGAGGAGATGAAGCCCCTCCCAGCCTGCTGCTGCCCACGTCCCACACTTCCCTCAGCATCTCCCAGTTTAAAACCTGATCAAGGTGGAAGGAGTACGCACATGTGGGTCGGACATCACTGCAGGGATCTCTCATCATCCACTAACTTCTCCTGAGGTCAGTATACACAGGCCATCTGACGGATCTTCTGTAACTTAAAACTTGTAGAAAGTtgagatttacaatattttgaaGATTGAATtctgtttgcatttttttataaagtttttttcttaGATTAGTAGTATCTGGTACAATTACTGtaacaaaatgtgttttatatttgctTTCATTTGTGGGTCTTTCTGAAACATTTTTTAGTTACAAGTGTTCTTTTTTTACCTGTGTctttcacatttttctttttaatgcctTTCAGAAAGAAACCTGACAGTATCTGGTAGcattctttaatttatttatttttttaatgtttttattacattttcaatTTTTCTGCAAGTTTCAAGTAAATTAATGTgttttgtaaaataagtttattatGCATTGGCTATCATTCTTAATGACACTTAATATCATTCTTAAAAGTcttttcaaatgtttttaattttttccagttaTCTTTTAGAATTGTTCAGGTCTTTGTTAAGCTTCAGgctaaatttctttgattttgaaaAAGTAAAAGGTAATAGtctacaaaaaatatgtttttccaaATTATTTCTCTTTTCTTAGATCTCCTCTAGGTTTTTActctttttcagttattttgtttttttttcagctattttCAATGGATTTTTCAACATTTTGAAAAGATTTTCGTTGTCTTAATTTCTTTTCCATATTATTGTAAGCTGTTCCAGTCCAATATCTAACTTCAATAAACACATCATGCattaaatgttttaagagtttttttttcatgtagagaatttgttcatttgtttactTCAAGAAAATGCCATTTGACCAATGGTAGCTGTAATTGCTTTGTCCATGATCAACCTTAGTTTTAttggctttttttctttttgtcttcttatttttttcagcagATCAGTAGGTGTATCTGGTGATCCACAGAAGATCCAGACCAAGGTCATAATGGGCTCCAGCTCCTCATCCTATGCCCCTAAAACGATCTACCTGGATGTAGAGGGGAAGGTTCAAAGGGTGAGTATcttaaaaaagtggattttactgTTATGGTGCTAAGACCATCTGCCACCACTGATAGAGGACTGTTCTAAAGTCTCTAAATTGTCCATAAATCATTTATAACTGAATATGTTCTCCACTGTGTTACCAAGCAAGCTGAGAGTGGATGTTATATCTCAACACAGGTTTAATTACATAACATGCTGTGTGTGGTAATAGTGACAGTGCAGCACCACCTTTCTCCATGGTGGGGGTCACTTATGTGGTCTGTTGGTGTTAAAAATACTGAGATGATCATTGTGGGTCACAGGTGTCTGTGACATTTAGAGGTAGACACGTCACCTGCAGAGACTCACTGAATGACTACCAGATCCTGCAGACGCTCAGTGGTCCTTCTACAAGACAACAAGGATACTCCTTTTAATTCAACAGAATAAAAGAATAGAttaacagtattaataataatatttaacatttactaAGTAAACTGCTGTTTTTTCTTGAGGTAAGTGCTGCTCTGTAGTCAAGTATTTCTTTATCTGTAgtcttaataaaatataaaggCACTATGTAACTTTATTGTCTcttcaaatatttagatattcTGGTACAGACCTTTTAAATGCAATATTTGACATGttttgaaatgtattttaaatattttaatcgtTATCTCTCTCTAGGTTCCTTTGCTTTGTTGTATGAAATATGCtggatatatttatttattttgcttaggTTTGGAGTAGAAATGTTTTTGGTGCCATTTCTGTTTTTCAGTAATTTACAcatcttttttcattttacattttcatcATCTTTTGGGTATTCAATTAGGTTtttcatttttgtcttttgttcttaAAAGAACACTTAATACAATTTCTCAATTTCTCGTTATTTTGAAGTATTTACATGTTGTCTTTAGTTAAAAAGTGAATATTTTTTGTCCACTTCTGTCatcaagtttttcttttttccaggtttttacaaGTCTTTACATGTTTCTATTTTCAAGGCACTGTCATGTTCTTTTATTCAGAATTTCAAGTCATTAAATTGCGTTTCATAAGAAAACTATCCTGTTACACCCTGTACAATCTGCAGCTGAActgactaaataaaaataaataagaagtgTTAAGCAGTAAAGCTGAGATAAGACATTTGAAATCTGCTTTCTTGTggttgttttcaggtcatttttagtCGACACTGCAGTCCGTGTGACATCAGAGAGCTTCTCCTCACATCCTCCAACATGGCCAGGTCAACAGTCTTTATAATTAACAGTTATATAATCCACTTATTCATCGTCTGATTTCCATAAACTCATTCTCAATGCTATGTTTTTGTCCTTCACAGAAACACAGCTATACTGCTAGTGGACACAGAAGGAGCGCTGATATCTATTGACCCCACCATGCCTACCAACTCTCCCAAGTAGTTTATCTTTATTAACCAACTGTTTAAAATGACATCTGTTATCATCAGTGTTACTGATTTAAATTATActattatgtattatgtttattCACAGTAACCTGTATAAAGTTGTTACCCATTCAAGTCAAGGAGGAGGTAAAGAAActctttatttaaatttgtaaTCTGCTACACTAAATTTGCTGTGCTAAATCTGCTACACTAAATGTGCTGTGCTAACTCTGCTACACTAAATTTACTATAACATTACTAACTCTGCTACTCTAAATTACCTCTGTTATGCCGAATTTCCTGTGCTAACTCTGCTAATCTATGTTTACTGTACTAACCTGCTACTTTAAATTTACTGTGCTAACTCTGCCACACAAATTTCACTGTGCTAACTCCGCTACTCTATATTTACTGTGCTAACTTTGCTATTCTAAATTTACTGTGCTAACCTTGCTACTTTATGTTTACTGTGCTAACACTGCTACTTTATGTTTACTGTGCTAACCTGCTACTCTAAATTTACTGTGCTAACTCTGCCACACAAAATGTACTGTGCTAACCCTGCTACTCTAAATTTACTGTGCTAACACTGCTACTTTATGTTTACTGTGCTAACTCTGCTACTCTATATTTACTGTGCTAACCTTGCTACTTTATGTTTACTGTGCTAACACTGCTACTTTATGTTTACTGTGCTAACCTGCTACTCTAAATTTACTGTGCTAACACTGCTACTTTATGTTTACTGTGCTAACCTGCTACTCTAAATTTACTGTGCTAACACTGCTACTTTATGTTTACTGTGCTAACCTGCTACTCTAAATTTACTGTGCTAACTCTGCCACACAAAATGTACTGTGCTAACCCTGCTACTCTAAATTTACTGTGCTAACTCTCTAAATTTACCGTGCTAACACTGCTACTCTAAATTTACTGTGCTAACTCTGCTACTCTAAATTTACTGTGCTAACTCTGCTACTCTATATTTGCTGCACTAAATCAGGTACTCCAAATGTACTGTGCTAACTCTGCTTCtctaatttttttgtatttattgtgctATGATCAAATTTACTGTAAGTTACTAAATCTGCTATGCTAAATTTACTGTACTAACTCTGCTACTCTAAATTCACCTCTGCTATGCTAAATTTACTGCGCTACtgggataaataaaaaaacagcagttaaACTGCTAGTTTACCTGGGTATGTTTTAATCTGGACTATGACCATCAAAGTCCACTCTTACACTGGATTTATCAACAGGGTGCTTATACTTTGAATACTGTTTAAAATGCTAATATTAGTgaaattacattttatgtttatttcaagAATCCTGAACAATCTCAATTTCCCTTTTCAGAGAAAGAAGACATGTTTCAGAATGTTCTCTCACAAGTAGCTGAACAGTTCAGTCGGTAggtctttttttgtaattaatcaaGTTGTGGCTtcattatttctgtatttatcctTGTTAAACTCACATTAGAATTTGACATAGGGGGCTTGTCTTTCTCTGTTTCAGGGCTTTTAGGATAAATGAGCTGAAGACGGAGGTGACGAACAGGCTGGCCATGCTGGAGAAGAGAGTCGAATGTGAGCTTTGCTTCCTTTGGCCCATAAATTAatctaaaaatcatttttttacaaTTAGATATTGggatattttttctgatttgtttgTGTGCCTGTTGCAGTGGAGGGGCTGAAAGTGGTGGAGATTGAGAAGTGTAAAAATGATCTGAAGAAACTGAGAGATGAGATGACCTCTAGAGGTGGAGCAAGGTAACAACAgattctcatttttttccatgtttaacaaaattaaaatttgtCAGTTCTCAAATATTTTGTAATGGATAGACCACTTTGATTGACCCAGGATAAatcattataaatgttttttattcaacttacgttttaCATTGTGACATTATCTTTCTGTCAGGGTGAACTGCAACTGCAAATACAATTTCACTGATGATGGAAAGAAGCTCTCACCAAGACGGGATGttccaagttatccaaaagtaatAAAACGAGTATTaacttaaacatttcttaaagaaCAACTTAAGTACAACTGAAATTTTAAACTTTCTCCCCACTTGTCTGTGCAGTACACACTCTCCCAGGAGACGATAGAAGCTCTAAAGAAGCCCACCTTTGATGTCTGGCACTGGGAACACAATGAGGTTAGCTACTCTGCATGTGTGTGAACTGGAGTCTGTTGATTGTGTCCTTGAACATgttgtttttgttaaaaaaagattttggtCAATGCACAACTCCAGTTTGAATTGAAAACAAgtcaaacatttgtttttagatttaagaaTGCAGACTACTGAACTAATAAATACTAAATAGGAATGTTGCCGTTGTCATAACATTTCTTTGTTGTTGCCATaaaatattaatgtgtttttttaggtAATGTAGTTATTTTGCTGTGTGAAGTTTTGCACTGGGGTTTACGAGGCTAATGAAACTAACAAGTCATTAGAAGATCATTACACATTATCattgtgtaacatttaatgttaaCCATTTACATtgtaacacttgtaaaaaaaagtgccaaAAGGGTTCTTGGAGTGACAGCATAGAGGAATTATTCTTTGTCCCTAAAGAaccatataagtaaatatatatttaggagtGTGAAGAATGCCTAAAGGCAGTAGTTTACAGTAGTTAGTGAAATAAAGGTCAAAAATGTTTCTGTTTATTGTACATTTAAACTCTTTTTCcctttatccatttttttttttttcaggagaaagGTAGTACTTTTCTGTAATATTGTGTAGAAAACCCAGTTTGGCACTTTTTAAATAGAAACTAAACAAAATTCGGACTgaggaaaaaatacttttttttaaaatcaaaaaTCACTTTAATAATTTCTGCTCATAGATGTTAAGCTGCTTGGAGTACATGTACCATGACCTTGGGCTGGTAAAGGAGTTCAACATGAACCCCATCACACTAAAAAGATGGCTGGTAAGACTTATAGCGGTTGTACTTTCTGAATTAAATTCACACCTTCTGATTAACAACAAAAGACAAAGCCTGATTCATATTGATGGTGATTAATTGCAGTTGGCGATTCAGGAAAATTACCGCGATAACCCGTTCCATAACTTCCGTCACTGCTTCTGCGTTAGCCAGATGATGTATGGAATGATCCACCTGTGCAACCTTCAGGTATCTGAATTTTACTCCTGAtactttttgtttattagttaCATAAAGAATTGCATTTATGTTTGATCTATATTTTTGAATGAATTGTCCTCCATTACAACTTTTCTATGTTTTGGGGGTGCAGAAATGTAATGGACAAAACAAAGCTGAATACAACACAATaacttttttcaaataaataatgaATGGAATCTGTACTTCTCCACAAGAAGGAGATGTGTGGCTTTGAGATCTGTGTGCTAAGTTGAATTTACATCAGAGGTCACCAGTGTTAAAGTGGCTGCAGATCTTCCTTTCAGTAAGGCTGGAAGTACAGTGCAAAAGTCAGGAACAGCTcgtgttttacttatttttcagtTATAGGCTATTAGGTAAAAGCTCTTCGTTGTTAAAGAGACATTTCTGAGGAAATTAAAATATAAGATAAGCAATGACTTATGCTGAGAAAACTGGGCTTCTCACACAAGGCATGATAGACCACCAAATGGTCcgtaattaaataaaaagcactaagggttttttatttttaatggattACTGGTAATGCTGTGGGTCTGAAACAGTGTGAAGCTGATCAAGAGGATTATCTTAATAtcagaaattaacattttaattcatCAAACTGCTGACACTGCTGGTGTTCTCAGAATAGTATACTGACTTTCCCAGAATCCAGACTTCACTATAATAGAATGCGTTTGGAATGACTTCGATGGTAAAAAGTAGAAAGTATATTGAACCTTTTgagctgtgattttttttgttcctgCTTATTTCTGTAGAAAAGCTGAAAGCAAGTCTGTTGAGAAAAGAATAAGGAAAGGAATAAAGTTATTATAATACTAAATAAGACTTCTGTATACTTTACTGTTTAATATGTCTTAAAAAGCCAATAGCTGTTTTGATTAAAAACTGAAACCCCATCATTTGTTTATTGATAGAAAAGATTTACTGTATATCCACTGATCTGTTCCATTCGTGTTTTTATCAGGAGAAGCTGACAATGACAGACATGTGCATTCTGATGACGGCAGCAGTGTGCCATGATCTGGATCATCCAGGTTATAACAACACGTATGTCTCCTGGCAACTCTTCACAAACACACTATAAGCAATCTGTCCTTGGATATCTAATTTGTCCTAATGGATATCTAACAGCACTCTTCGGCCAAACTATCCAGTTCTCACCTACAGTTTTCTAACTAATGCTTACTGGTTTATCTGTTTTCAAATTTAACTGATAGCCAATTTCATTTTTGAAAGACTGCTTTTGAAAAGTACAGTAAATGCAAATACTATTCAAACGGCTGTTCAGATCTTTCACTGATATTTGTCTCCTCTCTGTAATCAGGTATCAGATTAACGCTAAGACGGAGCTGGCCGTACGCTATAACGACATTTCCCCCTTGGAGAACCACCACTGTGCCGTAGCCTTCCAAATCCTCTCTATGCCAGAATGCAACATCTTTGCTAACATTGAGCCTGAGTCCTTCAAACAGATACGACAGGTACTGCAGCTCTCTGCTATCATTGCGGTTGTCCTTCTAAGCAAGAATTTTAAACACCCTTATTAATGAATGATGTGGTTGTGTTTGCTACAGGCAATCATTACTCTCATTCTAGCCACTGACATGGCCAGACATGGGGAGATACTAGACTCCTTCAGACAGAAGGTGGACAACTTCGACTTCACAAATGAGGAACATGTCAAATGTGTATGCACCAACCACTGCACCAACCACTTTCTTTTTAAAAGAATAGAATGCTTTATGTTGAACTGCTTTGTATTTAACTTCTTGGTGTTTATTTGTATAAGGCAATTTGCATGTTGCTTTCAGTATAACTAGTAATGGCATTACtgctttttgccttttttaaatgTCTGTGTTCAACATGTGTCCCAATGCTGGTGCAGTTGAAGATGGTCTTGATCAAGTGCTGCGACATCTCCAATGAGGTCAGGCCCACAGATGTGGCTGAGCCGTGGGTGGACTGCCTGCTGGAGGAGTATTTCATGCAGGTAATTAGCCACTCTACAGTGCTGAAGATGAAAAAAGATTACCATGGCTTAAAGGGGAATCCCACAGATTGTTCAACACTCCTGCATAGTTTATTGTTCTGCTCAGACACTGTAATGTTATTTCATTTTAGTGGTGGAAATATAGCAACTGTATTTTCTTTACAAAACCACCAGTGGGCCTACATGTGTCTTCTGAGATTTAATATGTAAAGTTCATGATGGTAAAATACTAGCCCAAAGAAAAGTGAGCAAGACAAACTCCCTTACATCATAACAACACCTCTACTAGCCTGGACTGTTGACACAAGCATGATGGATACATGGATTAATGATAAATAAGAAAGAACTTCCACCATATGCTCCTTTTGATACTTAACAGTGCGTTGGCTCTAGCAAAGGCTACAGTTTATTCATGTGAGAATTATGTGATATGTCTTATAACACCCTTCTGGCATTTAGAACAGTATGAGctcataattaaatataattgaaaaaatgGTTTTATTTATCTGGCTACATTTTTCATTATTGAACTATGCCTTTTTGTGCACCATTCTGAGTAAACTCTAGACACTATTATACTATAAATCCCAACAATTCTACAAATAATCAGATCagcccttctgacaccaacaataaCACTCGCAACCACTGCGATTACAATTTTGATTTGAGCATAGCCTGATGAGGCTGGactataaactatttttaaataagaTACTACAAAGGGCTTTTTAAGCAATGCAGTAAAACATCCATCATGTACAAGTGCTCTTAATAAATTTAGTGTAAAATGGCtggacaaaaacaacagaacATTTCTGATAAAAGTAacccattttttaaaaaaaaatgggattagGTCATGCTAAAAACTAGCTGGGCCCAAACAGCAGTTAAGATAACCAAGTATATGTTCTGTCCAATATTTACCCAGTCCTGGAAATGGAAAAATGCTCAGTGTGTTTCAGGGTGTATTACATTGTGATACTTTACATCAGTTACACTGCGTGTCCCTTCCCCATGTGTAAGCCTTTGTTGTTGTGTTTTACTCATT
This genomic interval from Astyanax mexicanus isolate ESR-SI-001 chromosome 1, AstMex3_surface, whole genome shotgun sequence contains the following:
- the pde9ab gene encoding high affinity cGMP-specific 3',5'-cyclic phosphodiesterase 9A isoform X2, translated to MGSSSSSYAPKTIYLDVEGKVQRVIFSRHCSPCDIRELLLTSSNMARNTAILLVDTEGALISIDPTMPTNSPNNLYKVVTHSSQGGEKEDMFQNVLSQVAEQFSRAFRINELKTEVTNRLAMLEKRVELEGLKVVEIEKCKNDLKKLRDEMTSRGGARVNCNCKYNFTDDGKKLSPRRDVPSYPKYTLSQETIEALKKPTFDVWHWEHNEMLSCLEYMYHDLGLVKEFNMNPITLKRWLLAIQENYRDNPFHNFRHCFCVSQMMYGMIHLCNLQEKLTMTDMCILMTAAVCHDLDHPGYNNTYQINAKTELAVRYNDISPLENHHCAVAFQILSMPECNIFANIEPESFKQIRQAIITLILATDMARHGEILDSFRQKVDNFDFTNEEHVKCLKMVLIKCCDISNEVRPTDVAEPWVDCLLEEYFMQSDREKSEGLPVAPFMDRDKVTKPTAQIGFIKFVLIPMFETVMKLFPQIEEIMVQPLRDSRDHYEELKQIDDAMSEVSKYLHSSVLKQ
- the pde9ab gene encoding high affinity cGMP-specific 3',5'-cyclic phosphodiesterase 9A isoform X1, producing MGSSSSSYAPKTIYLDVEGKVQRVIFSRHCSPCDIRELLLTSSNMARNTAILLVDTEGALISIDPTMPTNSPNNLYKVVTHSSQGGEKEDMFQNVLSQVAEQFSRAFRINELKTEVTNRLAMLEKRVELEGLKVVEIEKCKNDLKKLRDEMTSRGGARVNCNCKYNFTDDGKKLSPRRDVPSYPKYTLSQETIEALKKPTFDVWHWEHNEMLSCLEYMYHDLGLVKEFNMNPITLKRWLLAIQENYRDNPFHNFRHCFCVSQMMYGMIHLCNLQEKLTMTDMCILMTAAVCHDLDHPGYNNTYQINAKTELAVRYNDISPLENHHCAVAFQILSMPECNIFANIEPESFKQIRQAIITLILATDMARHGEILDSFRQKVDNFDFTNEEHVKCLKMVLIKCCDISNEVRPTDVAEPWVDCLLEEYFMQSDREKSEGLPVAPFMDRDKVTKPTAQIGFIKFVLIPMFETVMKLFPQIEEIMVQPLRDSRDHYEELKQIDDAMSEAQKKKTESMSLGGKKK
- the pde9ab gene encoding high affinity cGMP-specific 3',5'-cyclic phosphodiesterase 9A isoform X3, producing the protein MARNTAILLVDTEGALISIDPTMPTNSPNNLYKVVTHSSQGGEKEDMFQNVLSQVAEQFSRAFRINELKTEVTNRLAMLEKRVELEGLKVVEIEKCKNDLKKLRDEMTSRGGARVNCNCKYNFTDDGKKLSPRRDVPSYPKYTLSQETIEALKKPTFDVWHWEHNEMLSCLEYMYHDLGLVKEFNMNPITLKRWLLAIQENYRDNPFHNFRHCFCVSQMMYGMIHLCNLQEKLTMTDMCILMTAAVCHDLDHPGYNNTYQINAKTELAVRYNDISPLENHHCAVAFQILSMPECNIFANIEPESFKQIRQAIITLILATDMARHGEILDSFRQKVDNFDFTNEEHVKCLKMVLIKCCDISNEVRPTDVAEPWVDCLLEEYFMQSDREKSEGLPVAPFMDRDKVTKPTAQIGFIKFVLIPMFETVMKLFPQIEEIMVQPLRDSRDHYEELKQIDDAMSEAQKKKTESMSLGGKKK
- the pde9ab gene encoding high affinity cGMP-specific 3',5'-cyclic phosphodiesterase 9A isoform X4, with translation MFQNVLSQVAEQFSRAFRINELKTEVTNRLAMLEKRVELEGLKVVEIEKCKNDLKKLRDEMTSRGGARVNCNCKYNFTDDGKKLSPRRDVPSYPKYTLSQETIEALKKPTFDVWHWEHNEMLSCLEYMYHDLGLVKEFNMNPITLKRWLLAIQENYRDNPFHNFRHCFCVSQMMYGMIHLCNLQEKLTMTDMCILMTAAVCHDLDHPGYNNTYQINAKTELAVRYNDISPLENHHCAVAFQILSMPECNIFANIEPESFKQIRQAIITLILATDMARHGEILDSFRQKVDNFDFTNEEHVKCLKMVLIKCCDISNEVRPTDVAEPWVDCLLEEYFMQSDREKSEGLPVAPFMDRDKVTKPTAQIGFIKFVLIPMFETVMKLFPQIEEIMVQPLRDSRDHYEELKQIDDAMSEAQKKKTESMSLGGKKK